In one window of Anaerolineae bacterium DNA:
- a CDS encoding TM2 domain-containing protein has protein sequence MKRKSWTTALLLSIFLGVLGIDRFYLGYTGKGILKLLTGGGLGIWWLIDLIKIAANSLPDANGQPLAK, from the coding sequence ATGAAACGGAAAAGTTGGACGACCGCTTTGCTTCTTTCTATCTTCTTAGGAGTTCTGGGTATTGATCGGTTTTACCTGGGCTATACCGGAAAGGGAATCCTGAAGTTGCTCACTGGCGGTGGCTTGGGCATCTGGTGGCTGATCGATTTGATCAAGATCGCCGCCAATAGTCTGCCGGATGCCAACGGGCAACCCTTAGCTAAGTAG